In the Cheilinus undulatus linkage group 19, ASM1832078v1, whole genome shotgun sequence genome, one interval contains:
- the LOC121526969 gene encoding LIM domain-containing protein isoform X2 yields the protein MSALYLSKVAPQGSDRSLLKQAQDQSSASGKRVKITKMAEEPEQRTDDLHSPSSVRHQQGPEDICGVPSLKPIPTHLSKEELYEQRQKCELKRLLKHTHPELKMLDEVVDEELAEVLGSESGVTADETGYEGEVQSRRLLFENCALSSKVSPYTHKMHMAERITDGGNISKTPTVFQRQGENTSVQGTSEDDRMLGANQDTKEEFEEEIRIDVQAARRKFENQSAVSTSTDQDKKHQRKVSGYWDGTRKVQKQECRKEKLNSQNKSNACTESTDLKDTIHKQDPCIGQTIDKEILGRELLSSGENSFDDELPDQDNSEEIIKTSAALFQNNPFIPNNIEKEHTLVHVSRSPGVDSQVDQNYQTANVKNRAHVFESMPFHKIRQQNQDEIETMVENIKEILDSLYSFNVIHLGGSIIEVNETMLAKKAKFTVTDNGPEISYDEVAEGGAQNFILQLLPRANLKPQITYLKEGSDRNIATIVVNVPIYHHQSTSYQDTEFKTANVVQVVEDILNQDNSLRKGVIFQEDRDRCAEVIVYSLYKYFDPEDVKTYSPPHEAGQDTQVTERGEENRIDNQEPSTGFVESRISSLLHTSHDHTCQGSNRPEIEVKGNVKLFKSCIEKGDLEYLRTLQAETFEDEGVPPSQQGMELYHEERDGPAVEGTPEWIPVDVKRLKTMFSGDGRPVQPKQSKYLYESHAQATTIVPNVPVDNSKCSAESKTGAIAQSQLKSTFKERDVQVQREACGVPVAPQGSYLHLETQDMVHQAELVEVVDDNDEISDLQAAILSLQQATKEAKSLQDKHEFLNQESKEPDVSSGNVKERQKEKPSPELQFPELPSSISLSSEDKSEILHENTEICQKDSNPKGKQSTVGQEREEVVQEQFLEAAIMSSYSSATASEQQDDEEVVLQGKLKAALESLERSNINVTRGDFRAAMIYRNASKPQAQSGNFLVTDIKPAQEEVCKRPMATENLQLPNQCESPNKPTTSQALEKSRRPTGPKPIIPPKPEHLKLKQRCVQSSTPVDLETTPANTTEPRETEHQPLGVTPTSHKNEHQMSQENEAKIQTEGSVIALTKDNTKKIIISQQQGDGKGPEDLPNKEGMSETDESHVDFHEACRKFESKKEIRVKRAPVKPKRVKIAKQNPKEMPIILPVVEEAQQNRTGPLDNNPNSCGQTSDTKDDLEKQMEQESKVEMRLKKGRTETEDERRQRLSVHMDEIMRGNITAAMEIFDNLRKHEELKSILCRVEEIEQDTSEVDVRALRRVFENVPDWVVCTEKKKLQKEKVENKEERFPPSRDNTESKSSMAHVFGDLERASEEIINLKEQTLARLMDIEETIKKALYSVSTLKSDSDIAGLSSLFKESLGTVQGSPSSGNIRKLSIGSSRTKPQPRQGDPAKSGLPVHQNSGLTGIPAKQQTSPPSSPAFISIQSTARKTDTRELALQDTTICPTCQHSSKTEEKFRTTKTLTCNSPAQNRKRDPRKGGTKQLSYDHRNPKREICVQTDREGNGIMGTKTITENYERTDNFGNRFYSSKTSTVVTTQPETTTSTGLTVATPATCQVTTYPEVRLPINQKP from the exons ATGTCTGCTCTCTATCTGTCCAAGGTAGCACCTCAGGGATCAGACCGCAGCCTTTTAAAACAG GCACAAGATCAATCATCTGCATCTGggaaaagagtgaaaataacCAAG ATGGCTGAAGAGCCTGAACAGAGGACTGATGACCTCCATTCACCTTCATCAGTAAGGCATCAACAAGGACCAGAGGACATCTGTGGGGTGCCTTCCCTAAAGCCAATACCGACCCATCTCTCCAAAGAAGAGTTATACGAACAGCGGCAGAAATGTGAGCTTAAGAGGCTCCTGAAGCACACTCACCCAGAGCTAAAGATGTTGGATGAAGTTGTGGATGAGGAACTTGCTGAAGTTTTGGGCTCAGAGAGCGGGGTGACAGCTGATGAAACTGGATACGAGGGAGAGGTCCAGTCAAGACGCTTGTTATTTGAGAACTGCGCACTGAGTAGCAAAGTATCTCCTTACACCCACAAAATGCACATGGCAGAAAGGATAACGGATGGAGGGAACATCAGTAAAACACCAACTGTGTTTCAGAGACAAGGTGAGAACACAAGTGTTCAAGGAACCAGCGAAGATGACAGAATGCTTGGTGCTAATCAGGATACTAAGGAGGAGTTTGAGGAAGAGATAAGAATAGATGTACAGGCTGCCAGACGGAAGTTTGAGAACCAGTCTGCTGTCAGCACATCCACAGATCAAGATAAAAAGCACCAAAGGAAGGTTTCTGGTTATTGGGATGGGACAAGAAAAGTCCAAAAACAAGAGTGTAGAAAAGAAAAGCTAAACAgccaaaacaaaagcaatgcatgcacagaaagcactgatttaaaagACACGATCCACAAACAAGATCCATGTATTGGTCAAACCATCGACAAAGAGATCCTTGGCAGAGAACTACTTTCCTCCGGTGAAAACTCATTTGATGATGAGCTTCCTGATCAAGACAATTCAGaagaaataatcaaaacaaGTGCAGCTCTTTTCCAGAATAACCCATTCATCCCAAACAACATAGAAAAAGAGCATACTTTAGTGCACGTATCAAGAAGCCCAGGAGTAGACAGCCAGGTAGATCAGAACTATCAGACGGCTAATGTTAAGAACAGAGCCCATGTGTTTGAGTCAATGCCATTTCACAAAATTAGACAACAGAACCAAGATGAAATTGAAACAATGGTTGAGAACATTAAGGAAATATTGGATTCCCTTTATTCTTTTAATGTCATCCACTTAGGAGGCTCAATCATTGAGGTAAATGAGACAATGTTAGCTAAGAAGGCCAAATTTACAGTAACAGATAACGGGCCTGAGATAAGTTACGATGAGGTGGCTGAAGGTGGTGCACAAAACTTTATACTCCAGTTGCTACCAAGGGCAAACCTAAAGCCACAGATCACCTACCTAAAAGAGGGTAGTGATAGAAATATAGCAACCATAGTGGTGAATGTACCAATTTACCATCATCAGTCCACTTCCTATCAAGACACAGAGTTCAAAACTGCCAATGTGGTCCAGGTTGTTGAGGACATTCTCAATCAAGATAACTCTCTGAGGAAAGGGGTGATATTCCAAGAGGATAGAGACAGGTGTGCTGAAGTCATCGTCTATTCCCTCTACAAGTATTTCGATCCAGAAGACGTTAAAACTTACAGTCCACCACATGAAGCAGGGCAGGACACTCAAGTGacagaaagaggagaagaaaacagaataGACAATCAAGAACCAAGTACAGGCTTTGTTGAATCAAGGATAAGCTCCCTTCTGCACACTTCTCATGACCACACTTGCCAAGGATCAAACAGACCCGAGATTGAAGTCAAGGGAAACGTGAAACTTTTTAAGAGTTGCATTGAAAAGGGAGATTTGGAGTATTTGAGAACTCTTCAGGCTGAGACATTCGAAGATGAGGGAGTTCCTCCAAGTCAGCAAGGAATGGAGCTTTATCATGAAGAAAGAGATGGTCCGGCAGTGGAAGGTACACCAGAATGGATCCCAGTGGATGTAAAGAGACTAAAAACTATGTTCTCTGGAGATGGAAGACCAGTCCAACCAAAGCAAAGTAAATATTTATATGAGAGTCATGCTCAAGCTACCACCATTGTGCCAAATGTGCCAGTTGATAACAGCAAGTGCTCTGCAGAAAGCAAAACTGGGGCAATCGCCCAAAGCCAGCTAAAGAGTACCTTCAAGGAGAGGGATGTCCAAGTACAAAGAGAAGCATGTGGTGTCCCAGTAGCACCACAGGGTTCATACCTACACCTTGAGACACAGGACATGGTCCACCAGGCTGAATTAGTAGAGGTGGTAGATGACAATGACGAGATCTCTGACCTCCAAGCTGCGATACTTAGCCTCCAGCAGGCAACAAAAGAAGCCAAGTCTTTGCAAGATAAACATGAATTCCTCAATCAAGAATCTAAGGAACCTGATGTCTCATCTGGAAATgtcaaagaaagacagaaagagaagcCAAGCCCTGAGTTACAGTTCCCTGAGCTTCCATCATCTATCAGCCTCTCCTCAGAAGACAAATCAGAGATCCTCCATGAGAATACGGAGATATGCCAAAAAGACAGTAACCCTAAAGGGAAACAATCAACTGTGGGTCAAGAAAGGGAAGAGGTAGTCCAGGAGCAATTCCTCGAAGCTGCCATTATGTCCAGCTATAGTTCAGCAACAGCATCTGAACAGCAAGATGATGAGGAAGTTGTTCTTCAAGGTAAACTCAAAGCAGCATTGGAATCCCTGGAGAGATCCAACATTAATGTCACTAGAGGAGATTTCAGAGCAGCTATGATATACAGAAATGCATCCAAACCTCAAGCGCAATCAGGGAACTTCCTTGTGACTGATATTAAACCAGCTCAAGAGGAAGTGTGCAAAAGACCGATGGCAACTGAAAATTTGCAGCTCCCAAACCAATGTGAAAGCCCAAATAAACCAACTACAAGTCAAGCCTTAGAAAAAAGCAGACGACCTACTGGTCCAAAACCAATAATCCCGCCAAAACCTGAGCATTTGAAATTGAAGCAAAGATGTGTTCAATCCTCCACCCCTGTAGATCTAGAGACAACCCCAGCCAATACCACAGAGCCCAGAGAAACAGAACATCAACCATTAGGAGTTACACCAACTTCACACAAAAATGAACATCAGATGTCTCAGGAAAATGAAGCAAAGATTCAAACTGAAGGCTCAGTCATTGCCTTGACAAAGGATAACACCAAAAAGATTATCATTAGTCAACAGCAGGGAGATGGGAAAGGCCCTGAGGATTTGCCAAATAAAGAGGGAATGAGTGAAACTGATGAAAGTCATGTAGATTTCCATGAAGCATGTAGGAAATTTGAAAGCAAAAAGGAAATTAGAGTCAAGAGGGCTCCTGTAAAGCCCAAAAGGGTCAAAATTGCCAAGCAAAACCCAAAAGAAATGCCCATTATCTTACCTGTAGTTGAAGAAGcacaacaaaacagaacagGTCCACTAGACAATAATCCAAACTCCTGTGGACAAACTTCTGACACAAAAGATGATCTTGAAAAACAAATGGAACAAGAGAGCAAAGTTGAAATGAGATTAAAGAAAGGTCGGACCGAGACAGAGGATGAACGCAGGCAGCGGTTGTCAGTCCACATGGATGAGATCATGAGAGGCAACATAACAGCGGCCATGGAGATTTTTGACAACTTGCGGAAACATGAGGAATTAAAGAGCATCCTGTGCCGGGTTGAAGAAATTGAACAGGACACGAGTGAGGTTGATGTGAGGGCTCTGAGAAGAGTTTTCGAGAACGTCCCTGACTGGGTTGTTTGCACTGAGAAAAAGAAACTACAAAAGGAGAAggtagaaaacaaagaagaaaggtTTCCACCGTCAAGAGACAACACCGAGAGTAAGTCGTCAATGGCTCATGTTTTTGGAGATCTTGAGCGAGCCAGCGAGGAAATCATTAATCTTAAAGAGCAGACTTTAGCCAGACTAATGGACATTGAAGAAACCATAAAGAAGGCTCTTTATTCTGTCTCAACCTTGAAATCAGACTCTGATATTGCTGGTTTATCAAGCTTGTTCAAAGAGTCATTAGGGACGGTGCAAGGATCCCCTTCTTCTGGTAATATTAGAAAGTTAAGCATTGGTTCAAGCAGGACAAAACCACAGCCAAGACAGGGGGACCCAGCCAAATCAGGTTTGCCAGTTCACCAAAATTCAGGTCTGACAGGAATCCCCGCAAAACAGCAAACAAGTCCCCCATCTTCACCTGCCTTCATCTCAATCCAGTCAACTGCCAGAAAGACGGATACAAGGGAGTTAGCGCTACAGGATACCACAATCTGCCCGACGTGTCAGCACAGCtcaaagacagaggagaaatTCCGGACCACAAAAACTTTGACGTGCAACAGCCCCGCacagaacagaaaaagagaCCCCAGAAAAGGAGGGACTAAACAATTGTCCTATGACCACCGAAATCCAAAACGGGAGATCTGTGTGCAGACTGATCGTGAAGGGAATGGTATTATGGGAACCAAAACAATCACTGAGAATTATGAGAGGACTGATAACTTTGGAAACAGGTTTTATTCCTCTAAAACATCCACTGTGGTCACCACTCAGCCAGAAACGACAACATCCACAGGTCTCACTGTGGCAACTCCAGCCACATGTCAGGTCACAACATATCCTGAAGTTCGTCTACCAATCAATCAGAAACCTTAA